The Toxorhynchites rutilus septentrionalis strain SRP chromosome 3, ASM2978413v1, whole genome shotgun sequence genome includes a region encoding these proteins:
- the LOC129775950 gene encoding zinc finger protein 660-like isoform X1, giving the protein MSEEVYSSYKPQKPCANSYRDKCSFCSDECNKKFQYALIPPRQEPKLKTVLQKLSSSASELSSYPTCDKCHQELMTVYKIPESCFQIVPNAKPTHHIKMEPELMIDDHELSKTGKIFEGDSTVDFGSIEPEDQMGIEGQNGEVFFISEIDEDARTNTQKTGELEQNEFHPSSERHKCKKRLADENLIKDPIRLRMEGKRFKCEKCEKTFSTNYRLKEHVRTHTGERPYSCPDCSTSFANASAFRRHIRIHTGESPFSCQQCPKTFKRSTTLKKHILTHQDSGDISDNRDKPFKCEKCGKPFGTKYKLKLHDFTHTGERPYSCPHCLKAYKHPSALREHIRTHTGERPFSCQHCSRAFRNHQTLRDHIRTHTDERPFSCPQCPKTFIQAPTLRQHVRTHMDERPFSCPHCPKAYNDRTTLIVHIRTHTGERPYSCPHCSKTFTNLAALQVHIRSHTKEKPYVCEHCKRAYAQSHNLTRHLRRHHSSIPNHSSRKHDQFDTDTGGSEQESQVTVKEEITGC; this is encoded by the exons atgtccgaagaGGTTTATTCGAGCTACAAACCTCAAAAACCATGTGCGAACTCATACAG GGACAAATGTAGTTTTTGTTCCGATGAATGCAATAAGAAATTCCAATACGCGCTGATACCCCCTCGCCAAGAGCCGAAACTAAAAACTGTGCTGCAGAAACTTAGCAGTTCCGCTTCCGAGTTAAGTAGTTATCCTACATGCGACAAATGCCACCAAGAATTAATGACCGTCTACAAGATTCCTGAAAGTTGCTTCCAGATTGTGCCCAATGCCAAACCTACACATCACATCAAGATGGAACCGGAGTTAATGATTGATGACCACGAACTGTCGAAAACTGGCAAAATTTTTGAAGGAGATTCAACAGTGGACTTTGGCTCGATTGAACCGGAAGACCAAATGGGTATCGAGGGACAAAATGGAGAAGTATTCTTCATCAGTGAAATAGACGAAGACGCAAGAACAAATACACAAAAAACAGGGGAATTGGAACAGAATGAATTTCACCCATCTTCAGAACGTCATAAATGTAAGAAGCGATTGGCGGACGAAAATTTGATTAAAGATCCCATACGGTTACGCATGG AAGGAAAACGGTTCAAATGTGAAAAGTGTGAAAAAACATTTAGCACTAATTACAGGCTAAAAGAGCACGTacgaactcatacgg GCGAACGTCCTTATTCTTGCCCAGATTGTTCAACATCCTTCGCAAACGCTTCAGCATTTCGACGTCACATTCGAATTCATACAG GTGAAAGTCCCTTTTCCTGTCAACAATGTCCGAAGACGTTCAAACGATCTACGACGCTCAAAAAGCATATTCTAACTCATCAGGATTCGGGAGATATTTCAGATAACCGAGATAAACCGTTCAAATGTGAAAAGTGTGGAAAGCCATTTGGAACGAAATACAAGcttaaactacacgattttacTCACACGG gtgaacgtccctattcttgtccacattgtctGAAAGCGTATAAGCATCCTTCAGCACTCCGAGAGCACATTCGAACCCATACGG gtgaacgtccaTTTTCCTGTCAACATTGTTCGAGAGCGTTCAGGAATCATCAGACACTCCGAGAccacattcgaactcatacgg ATGAACGTCCCTTTTCTTGTCCTCAATGTCCGAAGACGTTTATTCAAGCTCCTACGCTCAGACAGCATGTGCGAACTCATATGG ATGAACGTCCGTTTTCCTGTCCGCACTGTCCGAAAGCGTATAACGATCGTACGACGCTCATAGtgcacattcgaactcatacgg GAGAACGTCCCTATTCCTGTCCACATTGTTCCAAAACGTTTACGAACCTTGCTGCGCTGCAGGTGCACATTCGAAGCCACACCAAAGAGAAGCCTTACGTTTGCGAGCATTGTAAGCGAGCTTATGCCCAGTCTCACAATCTTACCAGACACCTTCGTCGTCACCACAGCAGTATACCGAACCATTCGAGCCGTAAACACGATCAGTTCGATACGGATACAGGCGGCTCGGAACAGGAATCACAGGTGACCGTGAAGGAAGAGATAACTGGTTGTTGA
- the LOC129775950 gene encoding zinc finger protein 660-like isoform X2, translating into MAFVSNNNLDKCSFCSDECNKKFQYALIPPRQEPKLKTVLQKLSSSASELSSYPTCDKCHQELMTVYKIPESCFQIVPNAKPTHHIKMEPELMIDDHELSKTGKIFEGDSTVDFGSIEPEDQMGIEGQNGEVFFISEIDEDARTNTQKTGELEQNEFHPSSERHKCKKRLADENLIKDPIRLRMEGKRFKCEKCEKTFSTNYRLKEHVRTHTGERPYSCPDCSTSFANASAFRRHIRIHTGESPFSCQQCPKTFKRSTTLKKHILTHQDSGDISDNRDKPFKCEKCGKPFGTKYKLKLHDFTHTGERPYSCPHCLKAYKHPSALREHIRTHTGERPFSCQHCSRAFRNHQTLRDHIRTHTDERPFSCPQCPKTFIQAPTLRQHVRTHMDERPFSCPHCPKAYNDRTTLIVHIRTHTGERPYSCPHCSKTFTNLAALQVHIRSHTKEKPYVCEHCKRAYAQSHNLTRHLRRHHSSIPNHSSRKHDQFDTDTGGSEQESQVTVKEEITGC; encoded by the exons ATGGCGTTTGTTAGTAACAACAACCT GGACAAATGTAGTTTTTGTTCCGATGAATGCAATAAGAAATTCCAATACGCGCTGATACCCCCTCGCCAAGAGCCGAAACTAAAAACTGTGCTGCAGAAACTTAGCAGTTCCGCTTCCGAGTTAAGTAGTTATCCTACATGCGACAAATGCCACCAAGAATTAATGACCGTCTACAAGATTCCTGAAAGTTGCTTCCAGATTGTGCCCAATGCCAAACCTACACATCACATCAAGATGGAACCGGAGTTAATGATTGATGACCACGAACTGTCGAAAACTGGCAAAATTTTTGAAGGAGATTCAACAGTGGACTTTGGCTCGATTGAACCGGAAGACCAAATGGGTATCGAGGGACAAAATGGAGAAGTATTCTTCATCAGTGAAATAGACGAAGACGCAAGAACAAATACACAAAAAACAGGGGAATTGGAACAGAATGAATTTCACCCATCTTCAGAACGTCATAAATGTAAGAAGCGATTGGCGGACGAAAATTTGATTAAAGATCCCATACGGTTACGCATGG AAGGAAAACGGTTCAAATGTGAAAAGTGTGAAAAAACATTTAGCACTAATTACAGGCTAAAAGAGCACGTacgaactcatacgg GCGAACGTCCTTATTCTTGCCCAGATTGTTCAACATCCTTCGCAAACGCTTCAGCATTTCGACGTCACATTCGAATTCATACAG GTGAAAGTCCCTTTTCCTGTCAACAATGTCCGAAGACGTTCAAACGATCTACGACGCTCAAAAAGCATATTCTAACTCATCAGGATTCGGGAGATATTTCAGATAACCGAGATAAACCGTTCAAATGTGAAAAGTGTGGAAAGCCATTTGGAACGAAATACAAGcttaaactacacgattttacTCACACGG gtgaacgtccctattcttgtccacattgtctGAAAGCGTATAAGCATCCTTCAGCACTCCGAGAGCACATTCGAACCCATACGG gtgaacgtccaTTTTCCTGTCAACATTGTTCGAGAGCGTTCAGGAATCATCAGACACTCCGAGAccacattcgaactcatacgg ATGAACGTCCCTTTTCTTGTCCTCAATGTCCGAAGACGTTTATTCAAGCTCCTACGCTCAGACAGCATGTGCGAACTCATATGG ATGAACGTCCGTTTTCCTGTCCGCACTGTCCGAAAGCGTATAACGATCGTACGACGCTCATAGtgcacattcgaactcatacgg GAGAACGTCCCTATTCCTGTCCACATTGTTCCAAAACGTTTACGAACCTTGCTGCGCTGCAGGTGCACATTCGAAGCCACACCAAAGAGAAGCCTTACGTTTGCGAGCATTGTAAGCGAGCTTATGCCCAGTCTCACAATCTTACCAGACACCTTCGTCGTCACCACAGCAGTATACCGAACCATTCGAGCCGTAAACACGATCAGTTCGATACGGATACAGGCGGCTCGGAACAGGAATCACAGGTGACCGTGAAGGAAGAGATAACTGGTTGTTGA
- the LOC129775950 gene encoding zinc finger protein 660-like isoform X3 produces the protein MTVYKIPESCFQIVPNAKPTHHIKMEPELMIDDHELSKTGKIFEGDSTVDFGSIEPEDQMGIEGQNGEVFFISEIDEDARTNTQKTGELEQNEFHPSSERHKCKKRLADENLIKDPIRLRMEGKRFKCEKCEKTFSTNYRLKEHVRTHTGERPYSCPDCSTSFANASAFRRHIRIHTGESPFSCQQCPKTFKRSTTLKKHILTHQDSGDISDNRDKPFKCEKCGKPFGTKYKLKLHDFTHTGERPYSCPHCLKAYKHPSALREHIRTHTGERPFSCQHCSRAFRNHQTLRDHIRTHTDERPFSCPQCPKTFIQAPTLRQHVRTHMDERPFSCPHCPKAYNDRTTLIVHIRTHTGERPYSCPHCSKTFTNLAALQVHIRSHTKEKPYVCEHCKRAYAQSHNLTRHLRRHHSSIPNHSSRKHDQFDTDTGGSEQESQVTVKEEITGC, from the exons ATGACCGTCTACAAGATTCCTGAAAGTTGCTTCCAGATTGTGCCCAATGCCAAACCTACACATCACATCAAGATGGAACCGGAGTTAATGATTGATGACCACGAACTGTCGAAAACTGGCAAAATTTTTGAAGGAGATTCAACAGTGGACTTTGGCTCGATTGAACCGGAAGACCAAATGGGTATCGAGGGACAAAATGGAGAAGTATTCTTCATCAGTGAAATAGACGAAGACGCAAGAACAAATACACAAAAAACAGGGGAATTGGAACAGAATGAATTTCACCCATCTTCAGAACGTCATAAATGTAAGAAGCGATTGGCGGACGAAAATTTGATTAAAGATCCCATACGGTTACGCATGG AAGGAAAACGGTTCAAATGTGAAAAGTGTGAAAAAACATTTAGCACTAATTACAGGCTAAAAGAGCACGTacgaactcatacgg GCGAACGTCCTTATTCTTGCCCAGATTGTTCAACATCCTTCGCAAACGCTTCAGCATTTCGACGTCACATTCGAATTCATACAG GTGAAAGTCCCTTTTCCTGTCAACAATGTCCGAAGACGTTCAAACGATCTACGACGCTCAAAAAGCATATTCTAACTCATCAGGATTCGGGAGATATTTCAGATAACCGAGATAAACCGTTCAAATGTGAAAAGTGTGGAAAGCCATTTGGAACGAAATACAAGcttaaactacacgattttacTCACACGG gtgaacgtccctattcttgtccacattgtctGAAAGCGTATAAGCATCCTTCAGCACTCCGAGAGCACATTCGAACCCATACGG gtgaacgtccaTTTTCCTGTCAACATTGTTCGAGAGCGTTCAGGAATCATCAGACACTCCGAGAccacattcgaactcatacgg ATGAACGTCCCTTTTCTTGTCCTCAATGTCCGAAGACGTTTATTCAAGCTCCTACGCTCAGACAGCATGTGCGAACTCATATGG ATGAACGTCCGTTTTCCTGTCCGCACTGTCCGAAAGCGTATAACGATCGTACGACGCTCATAGtgcacattcgaactcatacgg GAGAACGTCCCTATTCCTGTCCACATTGTTCCAAAACGTTTACGAACCTTGCTGCGCTGCAGGTGCACATTCGAAGCCACACCAAAGAGAAGCCTTACGTTTGCGAGCATTGTAAGCGAGCTTATGCCCAGTCTCACAATCTTACCAGACACCTTCGTCGTCACCACAGCAGTATACCGAACCATTCGAGCCGTAAACACGATCAGTTCGATACGGATACAGGCGGCTCGGAACAGGAATCACAGGTGACCGTGAAGGAAGAGATAACTGGTTGTTGA